The sequence below is a genomic window from Ipomoea triloba cultivar NCNSP0323 chromosome 2, ASM357664v1.
atataatataatacccataaattaaatatgcagATTAGAGTATACATAACATGAAATtaaggtttaaggtttaaaTATACACACTTACAGCTTCTTGACAAATGTTGTTGTTCTTGTCAGCAAGTTTGGGAGGGAGGCGAAACTCATGCATCATCCAATCGGTTTTGGTTCCTTTTCCGGCACTGCCTCTATAGTAAACCAAGGATTTCTTGAGGCCGATGCAGTGGTGGGTTTCGCCGCCGGTGGAATAAACCGGCTTGTCTATTCCGGTTGCCTTCCAAAACCCGGATCCGGTGACCCGGTTAGGTCTCACACTGTTCCTGTATTTCCTCCCTCTGATGCAGAAGAAATACCATTCCTTGTCACCAACATGAGTCCCAATCTCTTCATTTCATCCCATCATGTCAATAATGATCAAGTCAAAGGGTTAGCCATTTATCAAAGGGTTTCATTTGGTTTAATTCACTTTTATATTCcatcatataaattttataattctgCGTAATACACTTCTTCGTTTACGCATTTATACATGGATACTTGTTCTCACATGAAAGAAATTAGGCTTATAGGTTTTCGAATAATTAATCATATATCTAATTAACTCGATCAAGCacacatacaatatataaacTATATTAAGTGTACTTTTAACTTGTATGCATGTATTGACTGCCCTATTGGCATGAACTCATCTGCCACATGGgccatatatatttaattcattATCAAGTGGTTTCTTGTACACTAAATATGAATGTGGGGAAAGACAAGGCAGCTGAGTCAAATGAACCCCATGACCTCCCAAGTCATTTTCATGAATTCTTTAAATTAAAACAGGTTTGGTGATTTCTTCTGGTTGGAGCTTAGCCCTTTGTCTTCTCGATTGTCATTAAAAACTCACACACCAATTATGACAATAACTGATCCCTATAAACAATGAAACAGTCAAACTGGCCGAAATCTAGTCATCGTACGTGTACACACGACAAAACcaacaaatataattatatatactacttCGTATGGTAATTGGATCATCACTTAATTTCCTAATCAAGGAATTGCACTGTTCACCAATATCATTCCAACCTTATCATGCAACTAATGAAATGCATATCCAATTTGATGCGTCTAACATCAATTACGGATAGAAATTTTGGGTTATGATTTAAGATTCGGGTCAAATTTACACGAATTAGGTATAGTTTTTGTGATGCAGTTAAGGTTTTGATTCATATCATCTTATTTTGTAACTCGTTCAAGTCTTGAAAGATTTATCGATGTATATGTTTACACATAAGAGTGTTTTTATTGAAATCCCAACAGATTTTTTATACCCTAAGCCTCACATCTGCACCTTGTGACCTTAGCTGGCAAGGATGATGTAAATCAGCTTAGGTTATTCAAAACTGATCGGTTCAAAGAAAAAGACCAATAGTTGCTCCGACTTGTAATCTTATGATTGTCAAGTTAACAACCTGATCAATTTGGTTGGTTGCCACACAGCTAGGTTGAAGAGTTATTACCATCTCGATTGGAAAAAATGATTTGAATTACATAAagggggtttagggtttttgtttttggaaacaacaaagttaaaaaatatatacgtatttgtgtatgtatatacttACTTGGGAGATCCCAAGGATCATGTTTGTAAATGTCGACTTGTTTGATGAGTTCGATACTGATTCTCTTGTTCTCCACTCTCCGTCGGAGGTAAAATCCGACGAGCTCCTCGTCGGTGGGATGAAACCGAAACCCCGGCAGTAtgacttcttcatcttcatccttttCCACGGCCACCACCATCTTTTTTGCTTCCATCTTCTTTGtttttctatatattattattatatgtaatcATGCGTGCAGTGTGCTCTCTGATTTTATGAGTTTCATCATCACCTAGATGCtcactgtatatatataggaatttatttaaatagaaaacaaaaggGCAGCAGTAGTCAAGGGTCAATGAATGAATGATCTTATTGTCTTTtctttcttgaaaaaaaaaaaattatttttttaaaaaaattttgctGACAATTCTGAGATTGTTGAATATTtggtgatttttaaaaatatttaattggatAACAGATAACTTATAGCAGACGAAGTCATTAGAGTGTCGTGGTGATGCATCATCACAAGGCAAGCAAGAATTAAAGTATTTTGAAAGTCACCCGAAGGAAAATTATTCTGTAGACtcgggtccatcttgcaagatGTACCTGCatctaaaatttataatttacatacttagatcttcataatttatatactgaatgctTACAATTTACACATTAAATGTTCACAACTctaattgtaaacattcagtaggTAAAAGGACACAGTTCCACCTTACAAGGTTGACCCGGtcgagtccatggtataactattgtcaCCCGAAGGGGTGGGTCTAAAGTATAATTCTCGTATCAAAAGATTATAAATTCAAATCGATCTTGCAATATCTTTTTAGTCGAGTCTATCGCACgacatatttttaatatgatttatttctcctatataattcGTAGTACGAACTATTAAACAAGAGAAGCAAGTTACATTTATGCACCCTCAGACAATAGCTACAAGTTTTCTagtaatctaaaaaaataaataaaaagtattttgaAAGTTAAATGTGGACCTTTTGAAAATTAGGAAAAGAAAGTATTAAAAGTATAAACCTGAAAAGTAAAGTCCACAAGTGTGGGCATACTGTTTGACTTGGATGATATGATGTTGAATAGGACAAGAAGAAAGTTAGCAAGATATGTGGTATATTTTGTTTAGGGACAGTAACTAGCCGCATAAAATTGAATGTCTGATAAATTCGATATTGATAATAATGCGTGTCTAACTATGTAATAATCAGATTTTGAATAAATTTTGGATGTTAAAAGACTCATGTTTATGTTTTAATTGTTGCATTAATCTCGAACCCAAACctgattatataaaatttaaaatacctCATTCAAAATTAGTCTTGGCGAGGACGATTCTctaaattcattaaattaattaagacATAAACTAATATGCTATACTAACACATGCTCAACTAATTATCACATGATTAAGTTTAACTAATGTGATATGACATTCACACCAAAAGTCATATACTTGATCTCACCTCCAAACTCTTTCAacatattaaaaagaaaagaaaatcaagaatGCCCATTCTTAATTTCCAAAGAAAACCAAACCCCGACTATTGTGTGCACGCACAGGagaaaacattttaataatatattagtcCAAACTTACATACTTTTCTAATGttaaattagttatttttaaaattttctccaattttacgaataatcaattttttattcacTCGTTATCCAATATTTACTATTAATCAAAACAACCACTCGTTATCCATGACAATTTATACCTACCTAATAATTCTCGAAAAACACAACACCAATCAAAGGATTACCTTCATCAAAGAAGACAAGTGTTTACACATACGCCAATGGTCGAATGGAAATTGTGTCTGGAAGACAGCCATTGACCAATTCCCCATTTAGCATCaggacttttaaatttttaaaaaataaataaatagatttatTTCTTGCCTCCATTATAGACCTGAAGACTAGCTTTAATTTGGAATCATATCTGTATTTATACAAGTCAAacactaataatatttttttctacaACCCGTGCCCCCTTTACAATTGCTGCTTAAAGTTAAATCCACGGCTGACGCTCCCGACAACTATAATCGACAAAATTTTGGCAATACTATTCTCGCCGTTCACGTCCACGTCTCATATATGTTTCTTTATCTTCATTTGAACACTCCATGTTTTTAATTTACCGTCGAGAACAACGTTAACCTTATCTTCATATTCGTACTATTGTTCGTGTTGAGCAAAGGTCGGTATAGGTGACTAAGAGATTGTTGGCCAGAGGCGTGCAGGGTTAAGTCCAGCACTCGCTTTAGTCGCTTCTCGAAAATGTGgcaatataagaaaataaagttatgtattcactattagttataacttttggttTAATGACAAACGTTTACTCCTAAC
It includes:
- the LOC116009227 gene encoding transcription factor JUNGBRUNNEN 1-like; translation: MEAKKMVVAVEKDEDEEVILPGFRFHPTDEELVGFYLRRRVENKRISIELIKQVDIYKHDPWDLPKIGTHVGDKEWYFFCIRGRKYRNSVRPNRVTGSGFWKATGIDKPVYSTGGETHHCIGLKKSLVYYRGSAGKGTKTDWMMHEFRLPPKLADKNNNICQEAEVWTLCRIFKRTTNYKRCMPDWRQQTSRQSTIVENGSSKNEAIMGAAQQEQRNQFYASNDQISMALSSYSSSSNTTTFWNSPKLLDNSHFFIGENPHWDELKSVVDLATDPQSFCYSHT